Proteins found in one Allorhizobium pseudoryzae genomic segment:
- a CDS encoding LacI family DNA-binding transcriptional regulator, with protein sequence MRFVSAEQVARRAGVSRSAVSRTFTPGASVSPATREKVLKAAEELGYHVNDLARGVLNNQSRLVGIVATKPEVGFRAHLTAALTKALIRRGSVPVLINTGQTEEEMLAAQKMLIGHRAEATIILSGSPPESFLDLARRNGQPVVLIGRCEPEADHVRAGNSEASIEAARLLLAAGRRRLAFAGSHSATPSILERQIAFVAEVEHHGFSVQIAHGEDSNYDCGVAAARALLAEGDRPDAIFCANDLIAFGVMDVLRREGGLSIPQDVAVIGFDDVPEAAWLNYDLTTFRQDPLIMAQRAVDLLERRIANPDADQGHDRVVPELVVRQTFVPANVTEV encoded by the coding sequence ATGCGGTTCGTCAGTGCAGAACAGGTGGCAAGGCGGGCAGGGGTCTCCCGTTCCGCGGTCTCGCGCACCTTCACGCCGGGTGCCAGCGTTTCGCCCGCAACGCGCGAAAAGGTGCTGAAGGCGGCGGAAGAGCTCGGCTATCACGTCAACGATCTGGCGCGCGGCGTTCTCAACAACCAGAGCCGTCTCGTCGGCATCGTTGCGACCAAGCCGGAAGTCGGCTTCCGGGCGCACCTGACGGCAGCGCTCACCAAGGCGCTGATCCGCCGCGGCAGCGTGCCGGTGCTGATCAACACCGGGCAGACGGAAGAAGAAATGCTGGCCGCGCAGAAAATGCTGATCGGCCACCGGGCTGAAGCCACCATCATTCTCTCCGGCTCGCCGCCGGAAAGTTTTCTCGACCTTGCCCGGCGGAACGGCCAGCCGGTGGTGCTGATCGGCCGCTGCGAACCGGAAGCCGATCATGTGCGGGCCGGCAATTCGGAAGCCTCGATCGAGGCGGCGCGGCTGCTCCTTGCGGCGGGACGCCGAAGGCTCGCCTTTGCCGGATCGCACTCGGCAACCCCCTCCATTCTGGAACGACAGATCGCCTTTGTCGCGGAAGTCGAACATCACGGTTTTTCGGTGCAGATCGCTCACGGGGAGGATTCGAACTACGATTGCGGGGTGGCCGCGGCGAGGGCTCTGCTTGCCGAAGGCGACAGACCGGATGCCATCTTCTGCGCCAATGATCTGATTGCCTTCGGCGTGATGGACGTGCTGCGCCGGGAAGGGGGCCTGTCCATTCCACAGGACGTGGCCGTCATCGGCTTCGATGATGTACCGGAAGCCGCCTGGCTCAACTACGATCTGACGACATTCCGTCAGGACCCGCTGATCATGGCCCAGCGTGCCGTCGATCTGCTCGAACGCCGGATCGCCAACCCGGATGCCGACCAGGGGCATGACCGGGTGGTGCCGGAACTGGTCGTGCGACAGACCTTCGTTCCCGCAAACGTGACAGAGGTTTAG
- a CDS encoding ABC transporter permease: MRTNRSRLAALWWIPRGLIFGLMAFFIFGPLFNMLIWTVTEKWYFPHALPLEYGFSAWGRVFAPRGGALESLGNSLVVAILTVVVSLALAIPAGYALARLKLPLRSLILLAFLIPQAFPNLTVYVNVARIFYEIGLNGTIAGVVLVHASHGLVYAVWIATAAFSAIDVELEQAARSIGAGALRTFGDITLPLAAPGLLASAIFVFLESLDEFTGSYFVGAPDVNMLPLLLYSAGSGGNYQIASITALLLLVPSLIFMVIVERFLKADVLSRVGR, translated from the coding sequence ATGAGGACGAACCGTTCCCGCCTTGCGGCCCTCTGGTGGATCCCGCGCGGTCTGATCTTCGGCCTGATGGCCTTCTTCATCTTCGGTCCGCTGTTCAACATGCTCATCTGGACCGTGACGGAGAAGTGGTATTTCCCCCATGCGCTGCCGCTCGAATACGGATTTTCCGCCTGGGGCCGCGTTTTTGCCCCGCGGGGAGGCGCACTGGAATCGCTCGGCAATTCGCTGGTCGTCGCGATCCTGACGGTGGTGGTGTCGCTCGCGCTTGCCATTCCCGCCGGTTATGCGCTGGCGCGGCTGAAGCTGCCGCTCCGCAGCCTCATCCTGCTCGCCTTCCTCATTCCGCAGGCCTTTCCGAACCTCACCGTCTACGTCAACGTCGCCCGCATCTTCTACGAGATCGGGCTGAACGGCACCATCGCCGGCGTCGTGCTGGTGCATGCCTCGCATGGCCTCGTCTATGCGGTCTGGATCGCCACCGCCGCCTTTTCCGCCATCGACGTGGAGCTGGAACAGGCCGCCCGCTCCATCGGCGCCGGCGCGCTCCGCACCTTTGGCGATATCACGCTGCCGCTTGCCGCGCCCGGTCTGCTCGCGAGCGCGATCTTCGTGTTCCTGGAGTCTCTCGACGAGTTCACCGGCAGCTACTTTGTCGGTGCACCGGACGTGAACATGCTGCCGCTGCTGCTCTACTCCGCAGGCTCCGGGGGCAACTACCAGATCGCATCCATCACGGCGCTGCTCTTGCTTGTGCCGTCTCTGATCTTCATGGTGATCGTCGAGCGCTTCCTGAAGGCCGACGTTCTGTCTCGCGTTGGACGGTGA
- a CDS encoding ABC transporter permease produces the protein MPRRLLGLLLVLPALAVIALLFILPLVMSAVGAFRVDDRWGLGNFVKSFDLYLNDILFSVGIVSLSTLLIGLGAIAIGGYLTLGAHPLAVTILRWLYRWPMFIPFIVVGQILRTFLAKNGMMNNTAISLGLMTPIDAVSFLDWRGIVIAFVWKQTPFVALLVAGAMASVNREGIEAAVNLGASKLRVLAEIIVPQVTGTLAVGLILSFVTMMSVLSVPLMINAQSPTMLTADIAFRVNAYGDYGVANALGLISLVLAASVAWIYLRISLKERA, from the coding sequence ATGCCCAGACGTCTCCTCGGTCTCCTGCTTGTCCTGCCTGCGCTCGCAGTCATCGCGCTGCTGTTCATTCTGCCGCTTGTCATGTCGGCGGTCGGCGCATTTCGTGTGGACGATCGCTGGGGGCTCGGGAATTTTGTCAAATCCTTTGACCTCTACCTCAACGACATCCTGTTCAGCGTCGGCATCGTCAGCCTGTCGACGCTGCTGATCGGACTTGGTGCGATTGCGATCGGCGGTTATCTGACGCTCGGCGCCCATCCGCTTGCCGTCACCATCCTGCGCTGGCTCTATCGCTGGCCGATGTTCATCCCCTTCATCGTCGTCGGCCAGATCCTGCGCACCTTTCTGGCCAAGAACGGCATGATGAACAACACCGCAATCAGCCTCGGCCTGATGACGCCGATCGATGCGGTGAGTTTCCTCGACTGGCGCGGCATCGTGATCGCATTTGTCTGGAAACAGACGCCCTTCGTCGCCCTGCTGGTGGCCGGCGCCATGGCTTCCGTCAACCGGGAAGGCATCGAAGCGGCTGTCAATCTTGGCGCCTCGAAACTCAGGGTACTGGCAGAAATCATCGTGCCGCAGGTCACGGGAACGCTGGCGGTCGGGCTCATCCTCTCCTTCGTCACCATGATGTCGGTGCTTTCGGTGCCGCTGATGATCAATGCGCAGTCACCGACCATGCTGACCGCCGACATCGCCTTCCGGGTGAATGCCTATGGCGATTACGGCGTGGCAAACGCGCTCGGCCTCATCTCGCTCGTGCTCGCTGCGTCGGTTGCCTGGATCTATCTGCGCATCAGCCTGAAGGAGCGCGCATGA
- a CDS encoding ABC transporter substrate-binding protein, which translates to MKNLSYLTFAAVLAAMPVHAEELTVVTAGDQNMVDYINQYLGPLFEKTYPGNTVRAVGTGPGDAGSQKILERFDAQAGAKAEKWDTDVAVVHEKFVGPMVTKDYLAKYRGDIDTGKLVTRDNAKMALGTNVDGYVMPMFNSQTAIAYNPALVANPPKSYAEIADWAKAHPKQFGYNGIKGGASGVSFVMGWIYAFGEGDAKTLMNGPFQEDQTKKWDGALKSLAAFTTNATLTPGNAGTLDLLSRGEIAMGPVWVDMFYSWKADGRLPPDMKLTLPAPGMPGQPMHYVVPQKAAHKDLAEKFIALATSPKVQAEGIVKRFNWYPGIDAQHVKAELDDATWNKLFVDISPEDLASKGKPFPIAPYNTAILEAYEKSVK; encoded by the coding sequence ATGAAAAACCTGTCTTACCTTACCTTTGCAGCGGTCCTCGCGGCCATGCCCGTTCATGCGGAAGAACTGACGGTCGTGACCGCCGGTGACCAGAACATGGTGGATTACATCAACCAGTATCTCGGCCCGTTGTTCGAGAAGACCTATCCAGGCAACACGGTGCGCGCCGTTGGCACCGGCCCCGGCGATGCCGGCTCGCAGAAGATCCTCGAGCGCTTTGATGCCCAGGCCGGCGCCAAGGCCGAGAAGTGGGACACCGATGTCGCTGTCGTCCATGAAAAATTCGTCGGCCCGATGGTGACGAAGGATTACCTCGCCAAGTATCGCGGCGATATCGACACCGGCAAGCTGGTGACGCGCGACAATGCCAAGATGGCGCTCGGCACGAATGTCGATGGTTACGTCATGCCGATGTTCAACAGCCAGACGGCGATTGCCTACAATCCGGCGCTCGTCGCCAACCCGCCGAAAAGCTATGCCGAGATTGCCGACTGGGCCAAGGCCCATCCGAAGCAGTTCGGTTACAACGGCATCAAGGGCGGCGCTTCCGGCGTCAGCTTCGTCATGGGCTGGATCTATGCCTTCGGCGAAGGCGATGCCAAGACGCTGATGAACGGCCCCTTCCAGGAAGACCAAACGAAGAAGTGGGACGGCGCTCTGAAGAGCCTCGCGGCCTTCACCACCAACGCCACCCTGACGCCGGGCAATGCCGGCACGCTCGATCTTCTGTCGCGCGGTGAGATCGCCATGGGTCCGGTCTGGGTCGACATGTTCTACAGCTGGAAGGCCGATGGCCGCCTGCCGCCGGACATGAAGCTGACGCTGCCGGCACCTGGCATGCCGGGCCAGCCGATGCACTACGTCGTGCCGCAGAAGGCCGCGCACAAGGATCTGGCGGAAAAGTTCATCGCGCTTGCCACCAGCCCGAAGGTGCAGGCCGAAGGCATCGTCAAACGCTTCAACTGGTATCCGGGCATCGACGCTCAGCATGTGAAGGCAGAGCTCGACGACGCCACCTGGAACAAGCTCTTCGTCGATATCTCGCCGGAAGACCTCGCCTCCAAGGGCAAGCCCTTCCCGATCGCGCCCTACAACACCGCCATCCTCGAAGCATACGAGAAGTCGGTGAAGTAA
- a CDS encoding ABC transporter ATP-binding protein, whose amino-acid sequence MSGAGFLKIDGVATGYGATQVLKDISLSIASGEFVALLGSSGCGKTTLLRVLAGFVAPKSGTVSVRQREVTHLPPDKRGMALVFQSYALWPHMTVAQNIGYGLKLRGVSSADIAKRISAMQSMLGLQGLEDRKPGALSGGQRQRVALGRALVVDPEILLLDEPLSNLDARIRLTVRHELRALQQRLGITAIHVTHDREEAMVMADRIVILDAGRIAQQGAPEEVYNRPASAFVAAFMGAENHLPLTVDVASDTVSIAPGPANRAGQVPLFGRSLVSGAVEARFRPEAARLFSLSAETPNEPGLVFEGRVVSVTYPGGLWRHVVRLADREILADAMHPFAAGETVGVFVAAASLFLFNMSASAADSSVSRPAGRE is encoded by the coding sequence ATGAGTGGCGCGGGTTTTCTCAAGATCGATGGGGTTGCGACCGGTTACGGTGCGACACAGGTTCTGAAGGACATCAGCCTGTCGATCGCCAGCGGCGAATTCGTGGCGCTGCTCGGGTCATCCGGATGCGGAAAAACCACGCTTCTGCGCGTGCTGGCCGGCTTCGTCGCACCGAAATCCGGCACGGTCAGCGTGCGCCAGCGGGAGGTGACGCATCTGCCACCCGACAAGCGCGGCATGGCGCTGGTCTTCCAGTCCTACGCGCTCTGGCCGCATATGACGGTGGCGCAGAACATCGGGTATGGCTTGAAGCTGCGCGGCGTCTCCTCGGCAGACATCGCAAAGCGGATTTCGGCCATGCAGTCCATGCTGGGGCTGCAGGGTCTTGAAGACCGCAAGCCCGGCGCGCTTTCCGGCGGTCAGCGTCAGCGGGTGGCGCTTGGCCGGGCGCTTGTGGTCGATCCGGAAATCCTGCTGCTCGATGAGCCGCTCTCCAATCTCGATGCCCGCATTCGCCTCACGGTGCGCCACGAACTGCGCGCCCTGCAGCAGCGCCTCGGCATCACCGCCATCCACGTCACCCATGACCGCGAGGAGGCCATGGTGATGGCGGATCGCATCGTCATCCTGGATGCCGGCCGCATTGCCCAGCAGGGCGCGCCGGAAGAGGTCTACAACCGCCCGGCCTCGGCCTTCGTCGCGGCCTTCATGGGGGCGGAAAACCACCTCCCGCTAACGGTCGATGTGGCGTCCGACACCGTTTCCATTGCTCCCGGTCCAGCCAACAGGGCGGGCCAGGTGCCGCTTTTTGGGCGCTCGCTCGTATCCGGTGCCGTCGAGGCGCGGTTCCGTCCGGAGGCGGCACGCCTTTTTTCGTTGTCCGCCGAAACACCGAATGAGCCGGGCCTGGTGTTCGAAGGCCGCGTTGTTTCGGTCACCTATCCGGGCGGTCTGTGGCGCCATGTGGTGCGTCTGGCCGATCGCGAAATTCTCGCCGATGCGATGCATCCGTTCGCGGCCGGAGAAACGGTCGGCGTCTTTGTCGCAGCCGCTTCACTGTTCCTGTTCAACATGTCGGCAAGCGCTGCCGATTCTTCCGTTTCCCGTCCTGCCGGGCGGGAGTGA
- a CDS encoding sigma-70 family RNA polymerase sigma factor — translation MTDYPGSERVRAEMIALIPALRSFARRLDRSPSNVDDLVQDTLLRALANIDKFQEGTSLKSWMFTILRNTFCTKFGLAKRETVGLEDCASARPSVNAPQEWSVRAHEFHRALLDLPQHYRDAVHIILLQGKSYEAAAEQCGCPVGTIKSRVNRARAQLASQLN, via the coding sequence ATGACCGATTATCCGGGAAGCGAACGTGTAAGAGCCGAGATGATAGCCCTCATCCCGGCACTCAGATCCTTTGCCAGACGCCTCGACCGAAGCCCCAGCAATGTCGATGATCTCGTCCAGGATACGCTTCTGCGGGCGCTGGCCAACATCGACAAGTTCCAGGAGGGCACGAGCCTGAAATCCTGGATGTTCACCATCCTGCGCAACACCTTCTGCACGAAATTTGGCCTCGCCAAGCGGGAAACCGTTGGGCTTGAGGATTGCGCCTCGGCAAGGCCTTCGGTCAATGCACCGCAGGAATGGTCGGTGCGGGCGCATGAGTTCCATCGCGCGCTGCTGGACCTGCCCCAACATTACCGGGATGCCGTCCATATCATCCTGCTGCAGGGCAAGTCCTACGAGGCTGCCGCCGAACAGTGCGGATGCCCCGTCGGCACGATCAAAAGCCGCGTCAACCGCGCACGGGCGCAGCTGGCAAGCCAGTTGAACTAG
- a CDS encoding manganese catalase family protein encodes MFYTDGKLQYPVRVEKADPLFARALQQAIGGVEGEIRVAMQYFFQACGARGNNKFRDMLMNTATEELGHIEMLATAVALNLEGAPLSEKEEVAKDPVSSMVLGGLNMKNILSAGLSAMPVDSDGVPFDMSHIYASGNIAADMTANIAAESTGRTLAVRLYNMTSDPGMKDMLSFLIARDTMHQNQWMAALEELGGAKGAFPIPNSFPQEKEKGDFSYAFLGFQIDDSVDAIAGRWSEGPSMDGKGSFTAAPMQPLGEKPNLGQAKPNSGAQTEQM; translated from the coding sequence ATGTTTTATACGGACGGCAAGCTTCAATATCCGGTGCGCGTGGAAAAGGCGGACCCGCTGTTCGCCCGTGCCCTGCAGCAGGCGATCGGCGGCGTCGAGGGCGAAATCCGCGTCGCGATGCAGTATTTCTTCCAGGCCTGCGGCGCGCGCGGCAACAACAAGTTCCGCGACATGCTGATGAACACGGCAACCGAGGAGCTTGGCCACATCGAGATGCTGGCGACCGCCGTTGCCCTGAACCTGGAAGGTGCGCCTTTGTCGGAGAAGGAAGAGGTCGCCAAGGACCCGGTCTCCAGCATGGTGCTCGGCGGCCTCAACATGAAGAATATCCTCTCGGCCGGCCTTTCCGCCATGCCGGTAGATAGCGATGGCGTTCCCTTCGATATGTCGCACATCTATGCGAGCGGCAATATCGCGGCCGACATGACCGCCAACATTGCCGCCGAATCGACGGGCCGCACGCTGGCCGTTCGCCTCTACAACATGACGAGTGATCCTGGCATGAAGGACATGCTGTCCTTCCTGATCGCGCGCGACACGATGCACCAGAACCAGTGGATGGCAGCGCTGGAGGAACTGGGTGGTGCCAAGGGCGCCTTCCCGATCCCCAACAGCTTCCCGCAGGAGAAGGAAAAGGGTGATTTCTCCTACGCCTTCCTCGGCTTCCAGATCGATGACAGCGTGGATGCCATTGCCGGCCGCTGGTCGGAAGGTCCTTCCATGGATGGCAAGGGCAGCTTCACGGCAGCCCCCATGCAGCCGCTCGGCGAAAAGCCGAATCTCGGCCAGGCCAAGCCCAACAGCGGCGCCCAGACCGAACAGATGTAA
- the glf gene encoding UDP-galactopyranose mutase, producing MSFADYDLIIIGAGFFGATIAERAANDLGKRVLIIDRRRHIGGNAYSENDRETGIEVHKYGAHLFHTPNKTVWDYLNRFTAFTDYRHRVFTSYRSQVYSMPINLGTICQFFGKRMSPDEARALVAEQARELGDRPPQNLEEKAISLIGRPLYEAFIRGYTAKQWQTDPRELPESIITRLPVRYNFDNRYFNDAYEGLPVDGYTAIFERMLNNPRIDVQLNTDYFAVKNEIPAGKPVVYTGPIDRYFDYRAGELKWRTIDFQEEVMPVGDFQGTAVMNYADEDIPYTRILEFRHFNPERDYQKEKTVIVREFSRFATRADEPYYPIDTAEDKRTYLAYRELAEKEQDVIFGGRLGTYRYLDMHQAIGAALKSFETEVAPRLKG from the coding sequence GTGAGCTTTGCAGATTACGACCTCATTATCATCGGCGCCGGTTTTTTCGGGGCAACGATCGCCGAACGCGCGGCCAACGACCTCGGCAAGCGCGTGCTCATCATCGACCGTCGGCGTCATATCGGCGGCAATGCCTATAGCGAAAACGACCGCGAAACCGGCATCGAGGTGCACAAATACGGCGCCCACCTGTTCCACACGCCGAACAAGACCGTCTGGGATTACCTGAACCGCTTCACCGCCTTCACCGATTATCGCCACCGCGTCTTCACCAGCTACCGGTCGCAGGTCTATTCGATGCCGATCAACCTCGGCACGATCTGCCAATTCTTCGGCAAGCGCATGAGCCCGGACGAAGCGCGTGCGCTGGTCGCCGAACAGGCCAGGGAACTGGGCGATCGCCCACCGCAGAACCTGGAAGAAAAGGCAATCTCGCTGATCGGCCGCCCGCTCTACGAGGCCTTCATCCGCGGTTATACCGCCAAGCAGTGGCAGACCGATCCGCGCGAGCTGCCGGAATCGATCATCACCCGCCTGCCGGTGCGCTACAATTTCGACAACCGCTATTTCAACGATGCCTATGAAGGCCTGCCCGTCGATGGCTATACGGCCATCTTCGAGCGTATGCTGAACAATCCGCGGATCGACGTGCAGCTGAACACCGATTATTTCGCCGTGAAGAACGAAATCCCGGCGGGCAAGCCGGTGGTCTATACCGGCCCGATCGACCGCTATTTCGATTACCGCGCCGGCGAATTGAAGTGGCGCACCATCGATTTCCAGGAAGAGGTCATGCCTGTCGGCGATTTCCAGGGTACGGCAGTGATGAATTATGCCGACGAGGACATCCCCTACACGCGCATCCTCGAATTCCGCCATTTCAATCCGGAGCGGGATTACCAAAAGGAAAAGACGGTCATCGTGCGGGAGTTCTCACGCTTCGCCACCCGCGCCGACGAGCCGTATTACCCGATCGATACGGCGGAAGACAAACGTACCTATCTCGCCTACCGCGAGCTGGCGGAGAAGGAACAGGACGTCATCTTCGGCGGGCGTCTCGGTACCTATCGCTATCTCGACATGCACCAGGCAATCGGTGCGGCGCTGAAGAGTTTCGAGACGGAGGTTGCGCCGCGCCTCAAGGGCTGA
- a CDS encoding NAD(P)/FAD-dependent oxidoreductase, whose translation MAADAIVLGAGIIGVSTALHLAKRGKSVVLVDRRGPGEETSYGNAGLIQREGVVPYGFPQQMAMILRYALNNRIDAHYHLGALPSVAKFLSRYWWNSNVSRHQVIARAYAPLIEQSITEHDVLIREADAGHLIRKDGWTQAFRTQGKQDGEVREAERLKREYDLDFTVLDAKGLAEKEPHLSQDFVGALTWTDPWSVTDPHALTLAYVALFEKLGGRFIRGDATTLRQTGSGWTVSTDEGSIEGKDVAIALGPWSDTVTKPLGYEFLVGVKRGYHMHYGARDNVVLNGWTMDAERGYFLAPMRQGIRLTTGAEFALRDAPKTPVQLGRAEAVARTIFPLGERLDKEPWMGARPCTPDMMPVIGKAPRHRGLWFAFGHAHHGLTLGPVTGRAVAEMICGDSPFINVAPYRPERFKI comes from the coding sequence ATGGCGGCGGATGCAATCGTTCTGGGTGCAGGCATAATCGGCGTATCGACCGCGCTGCACCTGGCCAAACGCGGCAAATCAGTGGTTCTGGTGGATCGGCGCGGACCGGGTGAGGAAACCTCCTACGGCAATGCCGGCCTCATTCAACGCGAAGGCGTGGTGCCCTATGGCTTTCCGCAGCAGATGGCGATGATCCTGCGTTATGCGCTGAACAACCGCATCGACGCCCATTACCATCTCGGCGCCCTGCCCTCGGTTGCAAAATTCCTCAGCCGTTACTGGTGGAATTCCAATGTCAGCCGGCATCAGGTCATCGCGCGCGCCTATGCACCGCTGATCGAGCAGTCGATCACCGAACATGACGTGCTGATCCGCGAGGCGGATGCCGGCCATCTCATCCGCAAGGACGGCTGGACGCAGGCCTTCCGCACGCAAGGCAAGCAGGATGGCGAGGTGCGCGAGGCCGAACGCCTGAAGCGCGAATATGACCTCGATTTTACGGTGCTGGATGCCAAGGGGCTGGCAGAGAAGGAACCGCATCTTTCGCAGGATTTCGTCGGCGCGCTGACCTGGACTGACCCGTGGTCGGTGACGGACCCGCATGCGCTGACGCTCGCTTACGTGGCGCTCTTCGAAAAGCTCGGCGGACGTTTCATCCGGGGCGATGCGACGACGCTGCGCCAGACCGGGAGCGGCTGGACCGTTTCCACCGACGAGGGCAGCATCGAGGGCAAGGACGTGGCGATCGCGCTTGGCCCCTGGTCCGACACGGTGACGAAACCGCTCGGCTACGAATTCCTTGTCGGCGTAAAGCGCGGCTATCACATGCATTATGGTGCCCGTGACAACGTTGTGCTGAACGGCTGGACCATGGATGCCGAGCGCGGTTACTTCCTCGCGCCGATGCGCCAGGGCATCCGGCTGACGACCGGTGCCGAATTTGCGTTGCGCGATGCGCCGAAGACGCCGGTGCAGCTTGGCCGCGCGGAAGCCGTGGCGCGGACCATCTTCCCGCTCGGTGAGCGGCTGGACAAGGAGCCGTGGATGGGGGCGCGTCCCTGCACGCCGGACATGATGCCGGTGATCGGCAAGGCGCCGCGGCATCGCGGCCTGTGGTTCGCCTTCGGCCACGCCCATCACGGCCTGACGCTGGGACCGGTGACCGGGCGCGCCGTGGCCGAGATGATCTGCGGCGACAGCCCCTTCATCAATGTGGCGCCCTATCGCCCCGAACGGTTCAAGATCTGA
- a CDS encoding NAD(P)/FAD-dependent oxidoreductase: MPHSLKRSDNPGHTDSWYAASAHDRRVRPALQEDVSADVCVIGAGFTGVSAALELSERGFSVVVLEAERIGFGASGRNGGQIVNGYSRDLATIAGRYGAEKARRLGEMSLEGAAIIRGRVSKYAIDCDLVDGGFFAAFTEKQMREMEVHKADWEAHGHPGLEMVSAHEVRRYVKTDRYAGGMVDRLGGHIHPLNLVLGEAQAVEALGGRIFEGSRVLGLDQGPRNTVRTASGSVTCDYVLVCGNAYLGPQFPEISGRMMPVSSQVLTTEPLSADLAEALLPANYCVEDANYILDYFRRTADNRILYGGGIGYGGRDPKDIAAVIRPKMLTTFPELQNVAIDYAWGGNFALTLTRIPHMGRISPSVYFSHGDSGHGVTTTHLLGKILGEAVAGHAERFDVWSSLPNLPFPGGKTLRVPLTVLGAWWYGLRDRLGV, encoded by the coding sequence ATGCCGCACAGCCTGAAGCGCAGCGACAACCCCGGTCATACCGACAGCTGGTATGCGGCTTCCGCGCATGACCGCCGGGTGCGCCCGGCGCTTCAGGAGGATGTGTCGGCGGATGTCTGCGTGATCGGTGCCGGTTTCACGGGCGTATCCGCGGCGCTGGAACTCAGCGAACGCGGCTTTTCCGTCGTGGTGCTGGAGGCCGAGCGGATCGGCTTCGGCGCGTCCGGGCGCAATGGCGGGCAGATCGTCAACGGCTACAGCCGGGATCTCGCCACCATCGCCGGCCGCTATGGCGCGGAAAAGGCCCGCAGGCTGGGCGAGATGTCGCTGGAAGGGGCCGCGATCATCCGCGGGCGGGTCTCCAAGTATGCGATCGACTGCGATCTCGTCGATGGTGGCTTCTTTGCCGCCTTCACCGAAAAGCAGATGCGCGAAATGGAGGTGCACAAGGCCGATTGGGAGGCCCATGGCCATCCTGGGCTCGAGATGGTCTCGGCTCATGAGGTCCGTCGCTACGTGAAGACCGACCGCTATGCCGGCGGCATGGTCGACAGGCTGGGCGGCCACATCCATCCGCTGAACCTCGTCCTGGGCGAGGCACAGGCCGTGGAGGCGCTCGGCGGCCGTATTTTCGAAGGTTCGCGGGTTCTGGGGCTCGATCAGGGCCCCCGCAACACCGTGCGCACCGCCTCGGGCTCCGTCACCTGCGATTACGTGCTCGTCTGCGGCAATGCCTATCTCGGCCCGCAGTTTCCCGAGATCAGCGGCCGCATGATGCCGGTGTCCAGTCAGGTCCTGACGACGGAACCGCTGAGTGCCGATCTGGCGGAAGCGCTTCTACCGGCCAATTACTGCGTCGAGGACGCCAACTACATTCTCGACTATTTTCGGCGGACCGCAGACAACCGCATCCTCTACGGCGGTGGCATCGGCTATGGTGGGCGGGACCCGAAGGATATCGCCGCCGTCATTCGTCCGAAGATGCTGACGACGTTTCCGGAACTGCAAAACGTCGCGATCGATTATGCCTGGGGCGGCAATTTCGCGCTCACGCTCACCCGCATTCCGCACATGGGACGGATCTCGCCCAGCGTCTATTTTTCCCACGGGGACAGCGGACACGGGGTGACCACCACGCATCTTCTGGGCAAGATCCTCGGCGAGGCCGTTGCCGGTCATGCGGAGCGGTTCGATGTGTGGAGTTCGTTGCCGAACCTGCCCTTCCCGGGCGGGAAAACGTTGCGGGTGCCGCTGACGGTGCTGGGCGCGTGGTGGTATGGCCTGCGCGACCGGCTGGGTGTGTAA